From a single Photobacterium gaetbulicola Gung47 genomic region:
- a CDS encoding 50S ribosomal protein L10 (COG0244) gives MALNLQDKKAIVAEVNEAANGALSAVVADSRGVAVGAMTSLRKLARENGVYLKVVRNTLARRAVEGTDFECLTETFVGPTLIGFSNEHPGAAARLFKDFAKENKEFEIKAAAFEGAVADVEVLATLPTYDEAIARLMMCMKEASAGKLVRTIAAVRDQKEEAAA, from the coding sequence ATGGCATTGAATCTTCAAGACAAAAAAGCAATTGTTGCTGAAGTCAACGAAGCTGCCAATGGTGCCCTGTCTGCAGTTGTTGCTGACTCTCGTGGCGTTGCTGTGGGTGCGATGACTTCTCTGCGTAAACTAGCTCGTGAAAACGGCGTTTACCTGAAAGTTGTTCGTAACACACTAGCTCGTCGTGCAGTGGAAGGTACTGATTTCGAATGTCTTACTGAGACTTTCGTAGGTCCTACACTGATTGGTTTCTCTAACGAGCACCCAGGTGCTGCAGCGCGTCTTTTCAAAGACTTCGCTAAAGAGAACAAAGAATTCGAGATCAAAGCGGCTGCATTCGAAGGCGCTGTTGCTGACGTTGAAGTACTAGCGACTCTACCAACATACGACGAAGCGATTGCACGCCTAATGATGTGCATGAAAGAAGCGTCTGCTGGCAAGCTGGTACGTACTATCGCAGCTGTTCGCGATCAGAAAGAAGAAGCAGCGGCTTAA
- a CDS encoding 50S ribosomal subunit protein L1 (COG0081) has translation MAKLTKRMRVIREKVDVNREYDINEAVALLKELATAKFTESVDVAVNLGIDARKSDQNVRGATVLPHGTGREIRVAVFTQGANAEAAKEAGADLVGMEELAAQVKKGEMNFDVVIASPDAMRVVGQLGTILGPRGLMPNPKVGTVTPNVAEAVKNAKAGQVRYRNDKNGIIHTTIGKVDFDAAQLKENLESLLVALKKAKPSSAKGTFIKKVSISTTMGAGVALDQNTLETNAQ, from the coding sequence ATGGCAAAACTTACTAAACGTATGCGCGTAATCCGCGAGAAAGTTGATGTTAATCGCGAGTACGACATCAACGAAGCTGTTGCTCTTCTTAAAGAACTAGCTACTGCTAAATTTACTGAAAGCGTTGACGTTGCTGTTAACCTAGGTATCGATGCACGTAAATCTGACCAGAACGTTCGTGGTGCAACTGTACTACCACACGGTACTGGCCGTGAAATCCGCGTAGCGGTATTCACTCAGGGTGCAAACGCTGAAGCTGCTAAAGAAGCTGGCGCTGACCTAGTAGGTATGGAAGAACTTGCTGCTCAGGTTAAGAAAGGCGAGATGAACTTCGACGTAGTTATCGCATCTCCAGATGCAATGCGCGTTGTAGGTCAGCTTGGTACTATTCTTGGTCCACGCGGTCTAATGCCAAACCCTAAAGTTGGTACTGTAACTCCTAACGTTGCTGAAGCTGTTAAGAACGCTAAAGCTGGTCAGGTTCGTTACCGTAACGACAAGAACGGCATCATCCACACTACTATCGGTAAAGTGGACTTCGACGCTGCTCAACTAAAAGAGAACCTAGAGTCTCTTCTAGTTGCTCTGAAGAAAGCGAAGCCTTCTTCAGCTAAAGGTACTTTCATCAAGAAAGTAAGCATCTCTACCACTATGGGTGCAGGTGTAGCGCTAGACCAGAATACTCTGGAAACTAACGCACAGTAA
- a CDS encoding 50S ribosomal protein L11 (COG0080) — translation MAKKVEAYIKLQVAAGMANPSPPVGPALGQHGVNIMEFCKAFNAKTDSIEKGLPTPVVITVYNDRSFTFITKTPPAAVLLKKAAGVKSGSGRPNTEKVGTVTDAQIQEIAETKAADMTGADIEAMKRSIAGTARSMGLVVEG, via the coding sequence ATGGCTAAAAAAGTAGAAGCTTACATCAAGCTGCAAGTTGCAGCTGGTATGGCAAACCCAAGTCCACCGGTTGGTCCTGCACTAGGTCAGCACGGTGTGAACATCATGGAATTCTGTAAAGCGTTCAACGCTAAGACTGACTCAATCGAGAAAGGTCTACCGACTCCAGTTGTTATCACAGTATACAACGACCGTTCTTTCACGTTCATCACTAAGACTCCACCTGCTGCTGTTCTTCTGAAGAAAGCTGCTGGCGTTAAGTCTGGTTCTGGCCGTCCGAACACTGAGAAAGTTGGTACTGTAACTGACGCTCAGATCCAAGAGATCGCAGAAACTAAAGCTGCGGACATGACTGGTGCTGACATCGAAGCTATGAAGCGTTCGATTGCTGGTACTGCTCGTTCAATGGGTCTAGTGGTAGAGGGTTAA